The Actinomycetes bacterium DNA window GGTCAGTCGTTCCACGTCGGGGTGAACGTGTCGGTGCGCCAGCTGCTGCCGGGCTGGCCACGCGTCGTCCAGGCCGCGCTCGCCGAGAGTGGGCTGACCGCGGACGCGCTGACCCTCGAGGTGACCGAGTCGGTGCTGCTCGAGCGCACCGACGAGGCGCTCAGCCTGCTGCGCCAGCTGCGGACCATGGGAGTGGGCCTGGCGCTGGACGACTTCGGCACCGGCTACTCGTCGCTGTCGTACCTGTCCCGGGTCCCGGTCGACGTGCTCAAGATCGACCGCTCGTTCGTGGAGTCGGTCGGACGACGGGGGTCGGAGGAGGCCGAGGTCGCCCGCACGATCGTCCGGCTCGGCGCGGCGCTGCGGCTGACCACGGTAGCCGAGGGCATCGAGACCGCGGAGCAGCGGGCCGCCCTGCTGGCCATGGGCTGCGACCGCGGCCAGGGCTACCTGTTCGCCCGGCCGATGTCGGCCGCCGAGCTGACCGAGTACCTCACCGCCTCCCTCGCCGCCGCCGCTGCGCATGAAGGGGCCCTTCTGCCAGCACCGTCGAAGTTCGGCGCCCTTCGCGCACCGGGACGCTGACCGCCGCCGGACGGGCGGTGACCGTGCCGGACAATGGATGGCGTGGTGGACCTGGCCAGCGCCCTGGACGCCGCCGTCCACGCGGTCGGCGGCCAGTCACGCGCGGGGCAGCAGCGGATGGCCGAGGCCGTCGCCGCCGCGATCGACACGCACGAGCACCTGCTCGTCCAGGCCGGCACCGGGACCGGCAAGAGCCTGGCCTACCTGGTCCCCGCCGTTTTGCACAGCGCGGCCAGCGAGCATCCGGTCATCGTCGCCACGGCGACCATCGCACTGCAGCGCCAGCTGGTCGAGCGTGACCTGCCGCGCGTGGTCGACGCCCTCGAGCCGCTGCTCGAGCGGGGCCCGCAGTTCGCGATCCTCAAGGGTCGGCACCACTACCTGTGCCTGCACCGGCTGAACGAGGGCCC harbors:
- a CDS encoding DEAD/DEAH box helicase, with product MVDLASALDAAVHAVGGQSRAGQQRMAEAVAAAIDTHEHLLVQAGTGTGKSLAYLVPAVLHSAASEHPVIVATATIALQRQLVERDLPRVVDALEPLLERGPQFAILKGRHHYLCLHRLNEGPAEDDDAMLFSPAPTTPLGRDVRRIRAWADDTETGDRDELVPAPLERAWRSLSATGHECLGAARCRYASECFSEAAR